Proteins encoded together in one Solanum lycopersicum chromosome 7, SLM_r2.1 window:
- the ACO1 gene encoding 1-aminocyclopropane-1-carboxylate oxidase 1: MENFPIINLEKLNGDERANTMEMIKDACENWGFFELVNHGIPHEVMDTVEKMTKGHYKKCMEQRFKELVASKGLEAVQAEVTDLDWESTFFLRHLPTSNISQVPDLDEEYREVMRDFAKRLEKLAEELLDLLCENLGLEKGYLKNAFYGSKGPNFGTKVSNYPPCPKPDLIKGLRAHTDAGGIILLFQDDKVSGLQLLKDEQWIDVPPMRHSIVVNLGDQLEVITNGKYKSVLHRVIAQTDGTRMSLASFYNPGSDAVIYPAKTLVEKEAEESTQVYPKFVFDDYMKLYAGLKFQAKEPRFEAMKAMESDPIASA, translated from the exons ATggagaacttcccaattattaACTTGGAAAAGCTCAATGGAGATGAGAGAGCCAACACCATGGAAATGATCAAAGATGCTTGTGAGAATTGGGGCTTCTTTGAG TTGGTGAACCATGGAATTCCACATGAAGTAATGGACACAGTAGAGAAAATGACAAAGGGACATTACAAGAAGTGCATGGAACAGAGGTTTAAGGAACTAGTGGCAAGTAAGGGACTTGAGGCTGTTCAAGCTGAGGTTACTGATTTAGATTGGGAAAGCACTTTCTTCTTGCGCCATCTTCCTACTTCTAATATCTCTCAAGTACCCGATCTTGACGAAGAATACAG AGAGGTGATGAGAGATTTTGCTAAAAGATTGGAGAAATTGGCTGAGGAGTTACTTGACTTACTCTGTGAAAATCTTGGACTTGAAAAAGGTTACTTGAAAAATGCCTTTTATGGATCAAAAGGTCCCAACTTTGGTACTAAAGTTAGCAACTATCCACCATGTCCTAAGCCCGATTTGATCAAGGGACTCCGCGCTCATACAGACGCAGGAGGCATCATACTTCTGTTCCAAGATGACAAAGTGAGTGGCCTTCAACTCCTCAAAGACGAGCAATGGATCGATGTTCCTCCCATGCGCCACTCTATTGTGGTTAACCTTGGTGACCAACTTGAG GTGATCACTAACGGGAAGTACAAGAGTGTGCTGCACAGAGTAATTGCACAAACAGACGGGACACGAATGTCATTAGCCTCATTTTACAATCCAGGAAGTGATGCAGTAATATATCCAGCAAAAACTTTGGTTGAAAAAGAGGCAGAGGAAAGTACACAAGTGTATCCAAAGTTTGTGTTTGATGATTACATGAAGTTATATGCTGGACTCAAGTTTCAAGCCAAAGAGCCAAGATTTGAAGCAATGAAGGCAATGGAAAGTGATCCAATTGCAAGTGCTTAG
- the LOC101258471 gene encoding putative expansin-B14, with amino-acid sequence MAANLSLWIITIFFCSYLVTFSSCQPSGFSLAVATFYTDAGSGGACGLENDVANSPYNSMITAGNQALFKQGVGCGACYQVFCNEAQNPHCSGNPITVTLTDECPGSCNDDPVHFDFSGIAFAKLAKPGEQAELHKAGRIPIYYKRVACNYNRNILFKVDKGSNPNFFAVVSEAVDGDGDLSLVEIQTGGKKNTWNSMNRMIGSTWSVGIDPNTQKPPFSLRLTSGTKQSVTALNVIPDGWQPTQFYNSNVNFPCKL; translated from the exons ATGGCTGCAAATCTTTCCCTTTGGATTATCACTATATTTTTTTGCTCATATTTGGTTACATTTTCTTCTTGTCAACCAAGTGGTTTTTCACTTGCTGTTGCAACTTTTTATACAGATGCAGGAAGTG GTGGAGCGTGTGGACTAGAAAACGACGTGGCTAACTCTCCTTACAATTCTATGATCACGGCGGGAAATCAAGCTCTTTTTAAGCAAGGTGTTGGATGTGGTGCATGCTATCAG GTGTTTTGCAACGAAGCCCAGAATCCACATTGTTCAGGAAATCCAATAACTGTAACGCTTACTGATGAGTGTCCTGGTTCATGCAATGATGATCCAGTTCACTTTGATTTTAGTGGAATAGCATTCGCAAAATTGGCAAAACCTGGTGAACAGGCAGAATTACATAAAGCAGGAAGAATTCCGATTTATTAtaaaag GGTAGCATGCAATTACAACAGAAATATATTATTCAAGGTAGATAAAGGATCAAACCCTAATTTTTTCGCCGTTGTGTCTGAAGCAGTAGACGGAGATGGTGATCTATCGTTAGTTGAAATACAAACAGGAGGGAAGAAGAATACATGGAATTCAATGAATAGAATGATTGGATCAACTTGGAGTGTTGGAATTGATCCAAACACACAAAAACCTCCATTTTCTCTAAGACTTACTTCTGGAACAAAGCAAAGTGTTACTGCCCTAAATGTCATTCCAGATGGTTGGCAACCAACTCAATTTTACAATTCAAATGTTAATTTTCCCTGTAAATTATAG